One Halomonas sp. THAF5a genomic region harbors:
- the trkA gene encoding Trk system potassium transporter TrkA yields MKIIILGAGQVGGTLAEHLAREENDITVVDTDGERLRELHTRLDIRTVSGAGSYPMVLRQAGGEDADMLIAVTNSDEVNMIACQVAHTLFRTPTKIARVRATAYLTRKGLFAHDAVPIDVLISPEQVVTDHIRRLIEHPGALQVLEFASGLVQLVAVKAFYGGPLVGQELGFLRRHMPSVDTRVAAIYRRNRPIIPRGDTVIEADDEVFFIAARRDIRAVMSELRRLDRDFRRVMIAGGGNIGERLAEHLEHSHQVKIIEHDLNRCTQLSERLDRTVVLHGSATAKRLLEEENIEDCDIFCALTNDDEVNIMSSMLAKRMGAKKVLTLINNAAYVDLVQGGEIDIAISPQQATIGSLLTHVRRGDIVNVHSLRRGAAEAIEAIAHGDTQSSKVVGRAIGEIDLPQGTTIGAVVRGKEVLIAHDDVVVESGDHVILFVIDKRRLRDVERLFQVGLTFF; encoded by the coding sequence ATGAAGATCATCATTCTGGGCGCCGGCCAGGTCGGCGGCACCCTGGCCGAACACCTGGCCCGGGAAGAGAACGACATCACGGTGGTGGACACCGACGGCGAGCGCCTGCGCGAGCTGCACACCCGGCTCGACATCCGCACCGTCTCCGGCGCCGGCTCCTACCCGATGGTGCTGCGCCAGGCCGGCGGCGAGGACGCCGATATGCTGATCGCGGTGACCAACTCCGACGAAGTCAACATGATCGCCTGCCAGGTGGCCCATACGCTCTTTCGCACCCCCACCAAGATCGCCCGGGTGCGCGCCACCGCCTACCTGACCCGCAAGGGGCTGTTCGCCCACGACGCGGTGCCCATCGACGTGCTGATCAGCCCCGAGCAGGTGGTCACCGACCATATCCGTCGGCTGATCGAGCACCCGGGCGCCCTGCAGGTGCTGGAGTTCGCCAGCGGCCTGGTGCAGCTCGTCGCGGTCAAGGCCTTCTACGGCGGCCCGCTGGTGGGCCAGGAGCTCGGCTTCCTGCGCCGCCACATGCCCAGCGTCGACACCCGGGTGGCGGCCATCTACCGCCGCAACCGACCGATCATCCCCCGCGGCGACACCGTGATCGAGGCCGACGACGAGGTCTTCTTCATCGCCGCCCGGCGCGATATCCGCGCGGTAATGAGCGAGCTTCGGCGCCTCGACCGCGACTTCCGCCGGGTGATGATCGCCGGCGGCGGCAACATCGGCGAGCGCCTCGCCGAGCACCTGGAGCACAGCCACCAGGTCAAGATCATCGAGCACGACCTCAATCGCTGCACCCAGCTCTCCGAACGCCTCGACCGCACCGTGGTGCTGCACGGCAGCGCCACCGCCAAGCGGCTGCTCGAGGAGGAGAACATCGAGGACTGCGACATCTTCTGCGCCCTGACCAACGACGACGAGGTCAACATCATGTCGTCGATGCTGGCCAAGCGCATGGGCGCCAAGAAGGTACTGACGCTGATCAACAACGCCGCCTACGTCGACCTGGTCCAGGGCGGCGAGATCGACATCGCCATCTCCCCCCAGCAGGCCACCATCGGCAGCCTGCTGACCCACGTGCGCCGCGGCGACATCGTCAACGTCCACTCCCTGCGCCGCGGCGCCGCCGAGGCCATCGAGGCGATCGCCCACGGCGACACCCAGTCCTCCAAGGTGGTGGGCCGCGCCATCGGCGAGATCGACCTGCCCCAGGGCACCACCATCGGCGCCGTGGTGCGCGGCAAGGAGGTGCTGATCGCCCACGACGACGTGGTGGTGGAGTCCGGCGATCACGTCATCCTGTTCGTGATCGACAAGCGGCGACTGCGCGACGTCGAGCGCCTCTTCCAGGTCGGACTGACGTTCTTCTGA
- the tcdA gene encoding tRNA cyclic N6-threonylcarbamoyladenosine(37) synthase TcdA: protein MTDFAPLASPAATPDDFEARFGGIRRLYGHRAAERFRTAHVVVVGVGGVGSWTVEALARSGIGKLTLIDLDDVCVSNVNRQLHALDGTIGRPKVEVLAQRCRAIQPGIEVVADSAFVTPTNLAQRIPEDADQLVDAIDSVVAKAALIAWCKRRKLPIVVTGAAGGQTDPTRIRVADLTRTEHDPLLAKVRARLRRDFGFSRNPKRRFSVECVYSDEQLVYPGSDGEVCLQKPGAGEATRLDCASGFGAATFVTGSFGFTAASRVLARLAKQAAAP from the coding sequence ATGACCGATTTCGCCCCGCTCGCCTCCCCCGCCGCCACGCCCGACGACTTCGAAGCCCGCTTCGGCGGCATCCGCCGCCTCTATGGCCACCGCGCCGCCGAGCGCTTCCGTACCGCCCACGTGGTGGTGGTGGGCGTGGGCGGCGTGGGCAGCTGGACGGTGGAGGCGCTGGCCCGTTCGGGGATCGGCAAGCTGACGCTGATCGACCTCGACGACGTCTGCGTCTCCAACGTCAACCGCCAGCTGCACGCCCTGGACGGCACCATCGGCCGGCCCAAGGTGGAGGTGCTGGCCCAGCGCTGCCGCGCCATCCAGCCGGGCATCGAGGTGGTCGCCGACAGCGCCTTCGTCACCCCCACCAACCTGGCCCAGCGCATCCCCGAGGATGCCGACCAGCTGGTGGACGCCATCGACAGCGTGGTCGCCAAGGCGGCGCTGATCGCCTGGTGCAAGCGCCGCAAGCTGCCGATCGTGGTGACCGGCGCCGCCGGCGGCCAGACCGACCCCACCCGCATCCGGGTGGCCGACCTCACCCGCACCGAGCACGATCCGCTGCTGGCCAAGGTGCGCGCCCGCCTGCGCCGCGACTTCGGCTTCTCCCGCAACCCCAAGCGGCGCTTCTCGGTGGAGTGCGTCTACTCCGACGAGCAGCTGGTCTATCCCGGCAGCGACGGCGAGGTCTGCCTGCAGAAGCCCGGCGCGGGGGAGGCGACCCGGCTCGACTGCGCCTCCGGGTTCGGCGCGGCCACCTTCGTCACCGGCAGCTTCGGCTTCACCGCCGCCTCCCGGGTGCTGGCCCGGCTAGCGAAACAGGCCGCCGCGCCCTGA
- the aceK gene encoding bifunctional isocitrate dehydrogenase kinase/phosphatase codes for MSHSPAYRLAATVLHGFDEYRSRFKQITDDASRRFRDAAWREAQQASAERIDLYDEKVQDTLVRLRRTLDDEQLTHCECWREARGHYAAMIDQRLDYELAETYFNSMFCSLFHHRHIRNDWMFVYSSRERAAHHSGLELCRTRRVGGDWGAGLAWALGEARFETPFVDLARDVELGSEVLRRLLPAAILEDPEAEIELIKSVFYRNKGAYLVGRVLGGGRQVPLVLPVLHREGEGLHLDTLLIEPDEVSIIFSFTRAYFQVKVVVPSEFVHYLQELMPDKPQGELYAAIGFYKHGKTEFFRALNHQVARREDQFVIAPGVRGMVMAVFVLPSFRTVFKIIKDRFDPSKEMTAENVRDKYRLVKRHDRVGRMADTQEFSNFIARQDHFDPDCLAHLLEVAPSTVYLRGDKVIIKHCYTERMMTPLNLYLETCDEAETRAVLKDYGNAIKQMAAANIFPGDMLLKNFGVTRHGRVIFYDYDEICYLTECRFRHIPEPLYPEQELADEPWYSVGPNDVFPEEFGPFLFADVRLRKLCYQLHPELFDADYWTGLQRAILDGRVIDVFPYRNKRRFVGDDGNGLTY; via the coding sequence ATGTCGCATTCGCCCGCCTATCGTCTCGCCGCCACCGTGCTGCACGGCTTCGACGAATACCGCTCGCGCTTCAAGCAGATCACCGATGACGCCAGCCGGCGCTTTCGCGACGCGGCCTGGCGCGAGGCTCAGCAGGCCTCGGCGGAGCGGATCGACCTCTACGACGAGAAGGTCCAGGACACCCTGGTGCGCCTCCGCCGCACCCTCGATGACGAGCAGCTGACCCACTGCGAGTGCTGGCGGGAGGCCCGCGGGCACTACGCCGCGATGATCGACCAGCGACTCGACTACGAGCTTGCCGAGACCTACTTCAACTCGATGTTCTGCTCGCTGTTCCACCATCGCCACATCCGCAACGACTGGATGTTCGTCTACAGCTCCCGGGAGCGGGCGGCGCACCACTCCGGCCTGGAGCTGTGTCGGACCCGGCGGGTGGGCGGCGACTGGGGAGCGGGCCTCGCCTGGGCGCTCGGCGAGGCGCGCTTCGAGACCCCCTTCGTCGACCTGGCCCGGGACGTCGAGCTCGGCAGCGAGGTGCTGCGCCGCCTGCTGCCTGCGGCGATCCTCGAGGACCCCGAGGCCGAGATCGAGCTGATCAAGAGCGTCTTCTACCGCAACAAGGGCGCCTACCTGGTCGGGCGGGTGCTCGGCGGCGGCCGGCAGGTGCCGCTGGTGCTGCCGGTGCTGCACCGTGAAGGCGAGGGGCTGCACCTGGATACGCTGCTGATCGAGCCCGACGAGGTCTCGATCATCTTCTCCTTCACTCGCGCCTACTTCCAGGTCAAGGTCGTGGTGCCCAGCGAGTTCGTGCACTACCTCCAGGAGCTGATGCCCGACAAGCCCCAGGGCGAGCTCTACGCCGCCATCGGCTTCTACAAGCACGGCAAGACCGAGTTCTTCCGCGCCCTCAACCACCAGGTGGCCCGGCGCGAGGACCAGTTCGTCATCGCGCCCGGGGTGCGCGGCATGGTCATGGCGGTGTTCGTGCTGCCCTCGTTTCGCACCGTGTTCAAGATCATCAAGGACCGCTTCGACCCGAGCAAGGAGATGACCGCCGAGAACGTGCGCGACAAGTACCGCCTGGTCAAGCGCCACGACCGGGTGGGGCGCATGGCCGATACCCAGGAGTTCTCCAACTTCATCGCCCGCCAGGACCACTTCGATCCCGACTGCCTGGCGCACCTCCTGGAGGTGGCGCCCTCCACGGTCTATTTGCGCGGCGACAAGGTGATCATCAAGCACTGTTACACCGAGCGCATGATGACCCCCCTCAACCTCTACCTCGAGACCTGCGACGAGGCGGAGACCCGGGCGGTGCTCAAGGACTACGGCAACGCCATCAAGCAGATGGCCGCCGCCAACATCTTCCCCGGCGACATGCTGCTGAAGAACTTCGGGGTGACCCGCCACGGCCGGGTGATCTTCTACGACTACGACGAGATCTGCTACCTCACTGAGTGCCGCTTCCGGCACATCCCCGAACCCCTCTACCCCGAACAGGAGCTCGCCGACGAGCCCTGGTATTCGGTGGGGCCCAACGATGTCTTCCCCGAGGAGTTCGGTCCCTTCCTGTTCGCCGACGTGCGCCTGCGCAAGCTCTGCTACCAGCTGCACCCGGAGCTCTTCGACGCCGACTACTGGACGGGCCTGCAGCGGGCCATCCTCGACGGCCGCGTGATCGACGTCTTCCCCTACCGCAACAAGCGCCGCTTCGTCGGCGACGACGGCAACGGCCTGACCTACTAG
- a CDS encoding TraB/GumN family protein yields MTDSQDSVITPPQDATTSGPRRELVVGETRYTLLGTAHVSAESAADVRALIRSGEFDAVAIELCDSRHHSLTNPDALGEQDLFQIFRQGKAGMVAASLALGAFQQRVAEQSGIEPGAEMRAALEESRDADLPLLLIDRDVGITLKRIYHNVPWWQRFSLFSGLLGSVLSRQQVSAEEIERLKEGDVLESTFSEFAAESASLYEPLINERDRYMVLRLAEDAAPGRYRRVLVVIGAGHMKGMAERLEQPLPEAPRPEREALEATPPPSKLWKALPWAITALVLTGFAIGFSRNTELGWQLVAEWFLINGVLSGAATLVALAHPLTVAATFVAAPLTSLNPTIGAGFVAAGVELWLRKPKVRDFSTLRHDVTELRGWWRNRVSRTLLVFLTATLGSAAGTWIAGFRIAGKLFGG; encoded by the coding sequence ATGACCGACTCCCAGGACTCCGTGATCACTCCCCCGCAGGACGCGACCACCAGCGGTCCGCGCCGGGAGCTCGTGGTGGGCGAGACCCGCTACACCCTGCTGGGCACCGCCCACGTCTCCGCCGAGAGCGCCGCGGACGTGCGCGCGCTGATCCGCTCCGGCGAGTTCGATGCCGTGGCCATCGAGCTGTGCGACTCGCGCCACCACAGCCTGACCAACCCCGATGCCCTGGGCGAGCAGGACCTGTTCCAGATCTTCCGCCAGGGCAAGGCCGGCATGGTCGCGGCCAGCCTGGCCCTGGGCGCCTTCCAGCAGCGCGTCGCCGAGCAGTCGGGCATCGAGCCCGGCGCCGAGATGCGCGCCGCCCTGGAGGAGAGCCGCGACGCCGACCTGCCGCTGCTGCTGATCGACCGCGACGTGGGCATCACCCTCAAGCGCATCTATCACAACGTGCCCTGGTGGCAACGCTTCTCGCTGTTCTCGGGGCTGCTCGGCAGCGTGCTCTCGCGCCAGCAGGTCTCCGCCGAGGAGATCGAGCGGCTCAAGGAGGGCGACGTCCTGGAGTCCACCTTCAGCGAGTTCGCCGCCGAATCGGCCTCGCTCTACGAACCGTTGATCAACGAGCGCGACCGCTACATGGTGCTGCGCCTGGCCGAGGACGCCGCCCCCGGCCGCTACCGCCGGGTACTGGTGGTGATCGGCGCCGGTCACATGAAGGGCATGGCCGAACGGCTGGAACAGCCGCTGCCCGAGGCGCCCCGCCCGGAGCGCGAGGCCCTGGAGGCCACGCCGCCGCCGTCGAAGCTCTGGAAGGCGCTGCCCTGGGCGATCACCGCCCTGGTGCTGACCGGCTTCGCCATCGGCTTCTCGCGCAACACCGAGCTCGGCTGGCAGCTGGTGGCGGAGTGGTTCCTGATCAACGGCGTGCTCTCCGGCGCCGCCACCCTGGTCGCCCTGGCACATCCGCTCACGGTCGCGGCCACCTTCGTCGCCGCCCCGCTCACCTCGCTCAACCCCACCATCGGCGCCGGCTTCGTGGCCGCCGGGGTCGAGCTGTGGCTGCGCAAGCCCAAGGTGCGCGACTTCTCGACCCTGCGTCACGACGTCACCGAGCTCAGGGGCTGGTGGCGCAACCGGGTCTCGCGCACCCTGCTGGTGTTCCTCACTGCCACCCTCGGCTCCGCCGCCGGCACCTGGATCGCCGGCTTCCGCATCGCCGGCAAGCTGTTCGGCGGCTGA
- a CDS encoding TrkH family potassium uptake protein, with product MSLRMILRILGLLLMMFSLTMVPPILISLLYQDGMWEAFAVAIGITVATGAMMYLPNRHALKELRTRDGFLIAALFWSVLGLFGSLPLMLTGDTALSPTDAVFESFSGLTTTGATVITGIEFLPKAVLYYRQQLQWLGGMGIVVLAVAILPTLGVGGMALYRSEIPGPLKDSKLTPRITETAKALWYIYASLTVACMLAYMAAGMDWFDALGHSFSTVAIGGFSTYDASIGHFDSATIEMICTGFLLISAFSYSLHFLAWRQRSLTHYFQDPEARFLMLFLSGLTVITAVSLWLSDLYSTAEGLRHAAFEVVSVATTAGFAVADFSTWPGALPFLLFVAAFVGGCSGSTGGGMKVIRIILILKQGMREVMRLIHPNAVITVKIGKVSVPDGIAQAVWGFFSAYVMLFFLMLVGVMATGVDQVTAWSTVGSALNNLGPALGEASAHYGDLPSLAKWILVVAMLLGRLEIFTVLVLFTPAFWRK from the coding sequence ATGAGCCTGCGCATGATCCTGCGCATCCTGGGCCTGCTGCTGATGATGTTCAGCCTGACCATGGTGCCGCCCATCCTGATCTCGCTGCTGTACCAGGACGGCATGTGGGAGGCCTTCGCGGTGGCCATCGGCATCACCGTGGCCACCGGGGCGATGATGTACCTGCCCAACCGCCACGCCTTGAAGGAGCTGCGCACCCGCGACGGCTTCCTGATCGCGGCGCTCTTCTGGAGCGTGCTGGGGCTGTTCGGCTCGCTGCCGCTGATGCTCACCGGCGACACCGCGCTGTCCCCCACCGACGCGGTGTTCGAGTCCTTCTCGGGGCTGACCACCACCGGCGCCACGGTGATCACCGGCATCGAGTTCCTGCCCAAGGCGGTGCTCTACTATCGCCAGCAGCTGCAGTGGCTGGGCGGCATGGGGATCGTGGTGCTGGCCGTGGCCATCCTGCCGACCCTGGGGGTCGGCGGCATGGCGCTCTACCGCTCCGAGATCCCGGGACCGCTCAAGGACTCCAAGCTCACCCCGCGCATCACCGAGACCGCCAAGGCGCTGTGGTACATCTACGCCTCCCTGACCGTGGCCTGCATGCTCGCCTACATGGCCGCCGGCATGGACTGGTTCGACGCCCTGGGGCACAGCTTCTCCACCGTGGCGATCGGCGGCTTCTCGACCTATGACGCCAGCATCGGCCACTTCGACAGCGCCACCATCGAGATGATCTGCACCGGCTTCCTGCTCATCTCGGCGTTCAGCTATAGCCTGCACTTCCTGGCCTGGCGGCAGCGCAGCCTGACCCACTACTTCCAGGATCCCGAGGCGCGCTTCCTGATGCTCTTCCTGAGCGGCCTGACGGTGATCACCGCGGTCTCGCTGTGGCTGAGCGACCTCTACTCGACCGCCGAGGGGCTGCGCCATGCGGCGTTCGAGGTGGTCTCGGTGGCCACCACCGCCGGCTTCGCGGTGGCCGACTTCTCCACCTGGCCCGGCGCCCTGCCCTTCCTGCTGTTCGTCGCGGCCTTCGTGGGCGGCTGTTCCGGCTCCACCGGCGGCGGCATGAAGGTGATCCGCATCATCCTGATCCTCAAGCAGGGCATGCGCGAGGTGATGCGCCTGATCCACCCCAATGCGGTGATCACGGTGAAGATCGGCAAGGTCAGCGTGCCCGATGGCATCGCCCAGGCGGTGTGGGGCTTCTTCTCCGCCTACGTGATGCTGTTCTTTTTGATGCTGGTGGGGGTGATGGCCACCGGCGTCGACCAGGTCACCGCCTGGTCGACGGTGGGCTCGGCGCTCAACAACCTCGGCCCGGCGCTGGGCGAGGCCAGCGCGCATTACGGCGACCTGCCGTCGCTGGCCAAGTGGATCCTGGTGGTCGCGATGCTGCTCGGTCGCCTGGAGATCTTCACCGTGCTGGTGCTGTTCACCCCGGCCTTCTGGCGCAAGTAG
- a CDS encoding NAD-dependent deacylase: MAEQQAPHLVVFTGAGISAESGIQTFRASDGLWADHPIEAVATPDAWRRDPERVLRFYDQRRDQVRRARPNAAHKALASLEKRGFAVSIITQNIDDLHERAGSRRVLHLHGEILKARSTVDARLHYPLPRGGIRLGDLCDKGSQLRPDVVWFGEGVPHFGEACDIVAEADLLLVVGTSLAVMPAAALLEHAPLDAPCVLVDPEARALAPPGTLGLAQPAGKGVPALVRHWTREGRLWLPETLLGEA, translated from the coding sequence ATGGCCGAGCAGCAAGCACCGCACCTGGTGGTGTTCACCGGCGCGGGGATCAGTGCCGAGAGCGGCATCCAGACCTTTCGCGCCAGCGACGGCCTGTGGGCCGACCATCCCATCGAGGCGGTCGCCACCCCCGACGCCTGGCGCCGCGACCCCGAACGGGTGCTGCGCTTCTACGATCAGCGTCGTGACCAGGTGCGCCGGGCCCGCCCCAACGCCGCCCACAAGGCGCTGGCAAGCCTCGAGAAGCGCGGCTTTGCGGTCAGCATCATCACCCAGAACATCGACGACCTGCACGAGCGCGCCGGCTCGCGTCGGGTGCTGCACCTGCACGGCGAGATCCTCAAGGCGCGCTCCACGGTGGATGCGCGCTTGCACTATCCGCTGCCGCGTGGCGGCATCCGCCTGGGGGATCTCTGCGACAAGGGCAGCCAGCTGCGCCCCGACGTGGTGTGGTTCGGCGAGGGCGTGCCCCATTTCGGCGAGGCCTGCGACATCGTGGCCGAGGCCGACCTGCTGCTAGTGGTGGGCACCTCGCTCGCCGTGATGCCGGCCGCGGCGCTGCTCGAGCACGCCCCGCTGGACGCGCCCTGCGTGCTGGTCGACCCCGAGGCCCGCGCCCTCGCGCCTCCCGGCACGCTCGGACTCGCGCAGCCGGCCGGCAAGGGCGTGCCCGCCCTGGTGCGCCACTGGACGCGCGAGGGGCGCCTGTGGCTGCCGGAGACCCTGCTGGGCGAGGCATGA
- a CDS encoding peroxiredoxin, with translation MTIAKGDKIPDITLKTNGPDGPEDLATGDFFAGRRVVLFAVPGAFTPGCSNTHMPGFVVNADKIAAQGVDAIACLSVNDAFVMGAWQKDQNAQAITMLADGNAELTRALGMELDASGGGMGLRCKRFALIADDGVVEYLGIDAKGVEASSAETVLAHL, from the coding sequence ATGACGATTGCCAAGGGCGACAAGATTCCCGACATCACCCTCAAGACCAACGGCCCCGACGGCCCCGAGGACCTCGCCACCGGGGACTTCTTCGCCGGCCGGCGGGTGGTGCTCTTCGCCGTGCCCGGCGCCTTCACGCCGGGCTGCTCCAACACCCACATGCCCGGCTTCGTGGTCAATGCCGACAAGATCGCCGCCCAGGGGGTGGACGCCATCGCCTGCCTCTCGGTGAACGACGCCTTCGTGATGGGGGCCTGGCAGAAGGACCAGAACGCCCAGGCCATCACCATGCTGGCCGACGGCAACGCCGAGCTCACCCGGGCCCTGGGCATGGAGCTGGACGCCTCCGGCGGCGGCATGGGCCTGCGCTGCAAGCGCTTCGCCCTGATCGCCGACGACGGCGTGGTGGAGTACCTCGGCATCGACGCCAAGGGCGTCGAGGCGAGCAGCGCCGAGACCGTGCTGGCCCACCTCTAG
- a CDS encoding DUF1653 domain-containing protein, with protein MDHMDHKAPRGIYRHYKGPLYEVLGVARHSETEEPLVVYRALYGDYGLWTRPLEMFLETVEVQGEPVPRFALEKAFP; from the coding sequence ATGGACCACATGGATCACAAGGCCCCCCGCGGCATCTATCGCCACTACAAGGGCCCGCTCTACGAGGTGCTCGGCGTCGCCCGGCACAGCGAGACCGAGGAGCCGCTGGTCGTCTACCGCGCGCTCTACGGCGACTACGGGCTCTGGACGCGCCCGCTGGAGATGTTCCTCGAGACCGTCGAGGTCCAGGGCGAGCCGGTGCCGCGCTTCGCCCTGGAGAAGGCCTTTCCGTAA
- a CDS encoding dodecin yields the protein MSHHTYKHIELTGSSEKDIESAVQNALTKAAESLHGMRWFEVVETRGHIEHARVAHWQVTIKVGFTLD from the coding sequence ATGAGCCATCACACCTACAAGCACATCGAGCTGACGGGGTCCTCGGAGAAGGACATCGAGAGCGCCGTCCAGAACGCCCTGACCAAGGCCGCGGAGAGCCTGCACGGCATGCGCTGGTTCGAGGTCGTGGAGACCCGCGGTCACATCGAGCATGCGCGGGTCGCCCACTGGCAGGTCACCATCAAGGTCGGCTTCACCCTCGACTGA
- a CDS encoding STAS/SEC14 domain-containing protein, whose protein sequence is MLDLISHPAEHVVAMKASGVVTGQELQGAIDAIEAAKQAHPRVSLVVEIDGLRWLTLTALLKDIGYGLTQLGDLRHYHRAAVVTDQEWVTHLAHLEERLFKAVEIRTFPRREHAAAMAWVAELPRGEHEDPEEDGYHGA, encoded by the coding sequence ATGCTGGACCTCATTTCCCACCCGGCGGAGCATGTCGTGGCGATGAAGGCGAGCGGTGTCGTCACCGGCCAGGAGCTGCAGGGCGCCATCGATGCCATCGAGGCCGCCAAGCAGGCCCACCCCCGGGTCAGCCTGGTGGTCGAGATCGACGGCCTGCGCTGGTTGACCCTGACCGCCCTGCTGAAGGACATCGGCTACGGCCTGACCCAGCTCGGTGATCTCAGGCACTACCACCGCGCCGCCGTGGTGACCGACCAGGAGTGGGTCACGCACCTGGCCCATCTGGAGGAGCGGCTGTTCAAGGCCGTGGAGATCCGTACCTTCCCCCGGCGCGAGCACGCCGCGGCCATGGCCTGGGTCGCCGAGCTGCCCAGGGGGGAGCACGAGGATCCCGAGGAGGATGGCTATCACGGCGCCTGA
- a CDS encoding tRNA-uridine aminocarboxypropyltransferase — MQHDTLQDTAVERDPAAGLSCDPATGHPRPPRREFKARGSFVTRCEGCNLPALNCLCPYRVRAESEAKVWLLTHPLEHHKPTNTGRLIGDVLGDTEVFTWYRTAPDERLLALLDDPRYDPFVIFPDDQPDYAERVVGMERVAAGKRSGRVPVFIILDGTWRQARRIFRKSPYLERLPVLPLATERLTRYRLRKPASAAHLCTAEVAIELLRQAGDRDAAEVLDDTFDAFNDSYAASRRHEKLEAPTPAMRRLLERAGR; from the coding sequence ATGCAGCACGATACCCTCCAGGACACCGCCGTCGAGCGCGACCCCGCCGCCGGGCTCTCTTGCGACCCCGCCACCGGTCATCCGCGGCCCCCGCGGCGCGAGTTCAAGGCGCGCGGCAGCTTCGTGACGCGCTGCGAGGGGTGCAACCTGCCGGCGCTCAACTGCCTCTGCCCCTATCGGGTCCGCGCCGAGAGCGAGGCGAAGGTGTGGCTGCTGACTCACCCCCTGGAGCACCACAAGCCGACCAACACCGGCCGGCTGATCGGTGACGTGCTGGGCGATACCGAGGTCTTCACCTGGTATCGCACGGCGCCGGACGAGCGGCTGCTGGCGCTGCTCGACGACCCGCGCTACGACCCCTTCGTGATCTTCCCCGACGACCAGCCCGACTATGCCGAGCGGGTGGTGGGCATGGAGCGCGTCGCGGCCGGCAAGCGGTCGGGGCGGGTGCCGGTGTTCATCATCCTCGACGGCACCTGGCGACAGGCGCGGCGCATCTTCCGCAAGAGCCCCTACCTCGAGCGGCTGCCGGTGCTGCCCCTGGCCACCGAGCGGCTGACCCGCTACCGGCTGCGCAAGCCGGCCTCGGCGGCCCACCTGTGCACCGCCGAGGTGGCCATCGAGCTGCTGCGCCAGGCCGGCGACCGCGACGCCGCCGAGGTGCTCGACGACACCTTCGACGCCTTCAACGACAGCTACGCCGCCAGCCGGCGCCACGAGAAGCTCGAGGCGCCCACCCCGGCGATGCGCCGACTGCTGGAGCGGGCCGGCCGTTAG
- a CDS encoding c-type cytochrome, producing MKTTMLVMTLGGLLLGAASATADMHGDMQKLAEEKQCLGCHARDDDTPRAPSFNSIAAKYADSEMHDYLVEVVMSGGEEHWGSATMPEAGERPEVSEDEARQLVDWILGKHQE from the coding sequence ATGAAGACAACCATGCTGGTCATGACGCTGGGCGGCCTGCTGCTGGGCGCCGCCTCCGCGACGGCGGACATGCATGGCGACATGCAAAAGCTCGCCGAGGAGAAGCAGTGTCTGGGCTGCCACGCCCGGGACGACGACACCCCGCGGGCGCCGAGCTTCAACAGCATCGCCGCCAAGTACGCGGATAGCGAGATGCACGACTACCTGGTCGAGGTCGTGATGAGCGGCGGCGAGGAGCACTGGGGCTCGGCGACCATGCCGGAGGCCGGGGAGCGTCCCGAGGTGAGCGAGGACGAGGCCAGGCAGCTGGTCGACTGGATCCTCGGCAAGCATCAGGAGTGA
- a CDS encoding pseudouridine synthase — protein sequence MTPPLSLLHQDDHLVAVHKPAGLLVHRSALARGEREFLLQRLRDQLGRRVYPVHRLDRPTSGVIVFALAPEIAASLQAAFTERRVTKRYLAVVRGIGPAQERLDYPLREEDGRRPKAEMPAMEASTEVRRLDSVELPVRVDRYPQSRYSLMEARPLTGRRHQIRRHLSRRGYPIIGDAKHGKGNHNRFFAERLACPRLLLAAVGLSLDHPVSGERLDLHCPLDATMTALFERFGWTGHLPTLPRRHSPA from the coding sequence ATGACGCCACCGCTCAGCCTTCTCCACCAAGACGATCACCTGGTCGCCGTGCACAAGCCGGCCGGCCTGCTGGTGCACCGCAGCGCGCTCGCCCGTGGCGAGCGCGAGTTCCTGCTGCAGCGCCTTCGTGACCAGCTGGGGCGTCGAGTCTACCCGGTGCATCGCCTGGATCGCCCCACCTCCGGGGTGATCGTCTTCGCCCTCGCCCCCGAGATCGCGGCGTCGCTCCAGGCGGCCTTCACCGAGCGTCGGGTGACCAAGCGCTACCTGGCGGTGGTGCGCGGCATCGGCCCGGCGCAGGAGCGCCTGGACTACCCGCTGCGCGAGGAGGATGGCCGCCGCCCCAAGGCGGAGATGCCCGCCATGGAGGCATCGACCGAGGTGCGCCGGCTCGACAGCGTGGAGCTGCCGGTACGGGTCGACCGCTACCCCCAGAGCCGCTACTCGCTGATGGAGGCGCGCCCCCTGACCGGCCGCCGCCACCAGATCCGCCGCCATCTCTCGCGGCGCGGCTACCCGATCATCGGCGATGCCAAGCACGGCAAGGGCAACCACAACCGCTTCTTCGCCGAGCGGCTGGCCTGCCCCAGGCTGCTGCTGGCCGCGGTGGGCCTGAGCCTCGACCACCCGGTCAGCGGCGAACGCCTCGACCTGCACTGCCCGCTCGACGCCACCATGACCGCCCTCTTCGAACGGTTCGGCTGGACCGGCCACCTGCCGACCCTGCCCCGTCGCCACTCTCCAGCGTGA